The DNA segment TGTTTTAATACAATGCATTTCCTTTATCTGTAACTCTTTCTCCTCGTGACATGCTTAACCTGATTCTATAAGTATGCAAAGCTCCCCTATCTATATGAAGTTATAACCTCACTTGAAGTGTTCATGTAACTAACTGAATACTATATGTTCCTGTTTGATTCCTGATTTCATGCTCTGATCTGAACCACCCCAGTCATTTCCCTATTGTTAATTTGAAACCAAACCTGATCCTTAAACCTTATGAGGTCCTTTGTTGATATTGTCTGAACATGATGACTTGTTTAGAGCTGACACCGTTAAGAGTATGATTCTGTTGAGTACTTAGGGATTTCATGTTTAAATTTGTTAACTTGTCGTCATGTTGAGAGTTTAATCTTGTTCTTGATATCTTTGATAACCACTATAAAAATGTTTGGCCATGACTATTTTGTCTGAATCTTTATTGATGACCTTTAAGATGTTAAATTAGTATTATCAATCCATGTATGTGCTATAAGCAAACCAATCAGTTCACAGTTGGTTTGCCAGACATAGGAACATCTGTATCTGTTGTGTTGTTGCATATATGACCCTGTATAGCTTACTTTTCCTTTGAGTGTGCTGTTCTCTAATGTTTAGACCTTTATAGCATGCTTATGATGTCTCTTCTCCTCTCCTATGTGTGTTCGAATGTCAGACCTTTAAATTCACTTGATATGTAGTTTTGTTTGGGTATCAAATGTAGACTATGTGTTCTTATGATAGGAGGGAAACTATATTTTTGTTGTAAGTAATTCTATAATATTTAGTTTACATTGAAAGGGTCTCATTGGCATTTAAGCCTATAAGGAAAACATGTTGTTAGTGTttaagggtatttgggagtggagtttaactctaggttgggctgccctcaccggcacaagcattgccctgggccttgagtcccttgggaactttgaaatgtcgggggattcaaagggggAATCGACCTTTAGTAGAACTTCCTCTTTAGaccttaattcattgacacattTGGTTCTTTAGggttttagtgtttaatgacaatgAAAGGTTTTCAATGTAAATTATTTGTCGTGTATAACTACCACATTAATATAATTTCCCATAGCATTTGAATACTGATAATTTCTTGTTCTGCTTGTTTGTCTATATGCATTCGATGCACATTTAAATATGCTTAGAATGTGGAATATACATCTAATGGCCTACTTTCTTTTTGGGCATGTACATatttgggcctgctgagttcCTTCAACCAGCCTTGTTGCATTTTTTGGAGGGTCCAGTCAGCTACAACCGTATCTTTCAATTGCTGGGCCTACCTTCTTGAGGCCCAACCACCAGAATCCATCTTTCTTTCCCTCATCTCCTTCGTTACTAGTTATTGCTTCCTTAATctagtttactgctttattaCTGCCTTGTTGCTTCGTCACATTTTGTTATTATGTACTTAACACTCATCTATTAGATCATGTACTTTACCTTCATGCTTTAATATCACATGAAACATAGACAAGCTTTAAATAACATAGGATTTAAAGGGAACTAGTTAGTAATCAATCTTCACTTCGCTAATTATAATTTATCCATATCAATACCACGATGTTGCTCACTTGCTTTTTCTCAAAGATTTTTAAAGCCCAGAATTTAATCAAAAATAGCAGCCCCGTTTTCAGCAAGGAAATCAGAAAGAATCGTTGGTTTTACTAAGAAGAagcaaaaatcaaattttcataaaatagtgAAGTACTATCACCCAAAAAACGGATTTCCAAAAGACTgcctttttcagatttttaaaatcaaggTAGATTTAGGCTCACTCTCTTACAAATATTTTTTAGAGTTATATAAACACCcattcctttaaacaatttcttCCATAACTTAATCTCATTATTACTAAGCCTTATAAAATATGGACTACTTTCAGAACTCTTTTATAATCTCACATCCTTCTTAAGTCATACATCCCTTATATACACCCtcccataaatatatatagtaagcCATGCCCTAATAGTAATTAAGCATAGTATAGATAACGGGTTCCTAAAAtgtagtctaagtcctatggagatACCTCAGGTAAATGttaaggggtgcctaatacctttcccttagaagaacaagaactctTACCCATAATAGGGTgaaacaacatggcgactctactgcGGATATTTcacacttaggttctgaccttagTACACTTAGACTAATTTGCCATCTAGATTTATTTACACATTTCTTTGATCATAGttaaaatttcaattactttCTTTCATGCTTTATTTGTTCTTTCTAATTATCATGCTTATTGCTGCTACACCCTTATTTGTTTATGCTTTATGTATACATTGTCATCACATTTCTTTTTATCAAGTCTTGGccgtacactatcacacacaatgacacgcgagggttgtcttttacacccctctgaaccatcttttcaaaactctctagtttTAGAGAATGGCTTTGTGAGGTCAACTAACATAACTTCTGCAGCCTTCAGTCCATTTCAAAAGTAAGAAACACTCTACTCCAGTAAAATAGGTCATactgcataaaccttaggtgagtcggTCCTTGAGACCAACACACAATCAGAAAAGCCACCCCCATGTCAATGGGTCATGTACCCAACGACACGACTTATGTGGAAAGACAAACAAACTTGACAAGATACATAAAGATCTAAAGCAAACACTTAGCCAAACATCTTTCTTTTACCCACCTTAGAAAATGGAAATCAACCGAAACATCCCTAAAATCAACATGGTAATGGGAGCGCCACATAAGTTAAAATAGTGGTGGAAGAATATCCGTCGAGAACACGGAGATAAGGTTCTGACACACTTGGGGGCATTAACTGCATTGCTGAACATCCGAGCAGATAGGGTACTCACTCGCTTGTTGATAGAATTTTGGGATCCGGCTAAGGCGGTGTTCAAATTTGCTAACTGTGAATTAGTCCCAAATTTGGAAGAAGTCGCAAGTTTCACGGAGCTGCCATTCAATGGGAGAAAGCTAGTATTGCTAGTTACTATGCCCGATTACCAGTTCTTGGATGCCTTAGGACTTGCCAACAGTAGGAGTCTCAGAAGTATCGAGGACAGGTGGGTGAGCCTCGACTAGCTGTTCCACGGATTTGGGCACCGTGAAAGCTACGAATTCCGCGCGACATGGGAGAGTCTCAGGCCTATCACTTTCTCAGAGACATTGTTGGGACTAATTGTCTTCCCGCAGCGAAAGGGCCGTATCTACATCAACTTGTTACCAGTGGTTCTGGCGACCTTCCGTGGAAATCTTCAAGCTACTTTGGTGTCGATTGTGTGAGCTGAGATGCTGAGGGCTCTATCCGTATGTGCATGAGGGTATGATTTCTttaaaggttgtaacttgctgcttCAGATCTGGGCTACTGAACATATTTTTCCAACGTGAGGCCACTATCGACTACTTCGTGGGCGTCAGCAATATGATCTGTAACCAAAATGAAAGAATCAGACATTGGGTCTCCCCACATGGTCAAGGAGAATTTAGGGAAACACTGACTAATCTAACTGGAAAATGGATCAACTAGAAGCTCTCCTGGTTAGGTGGAAGGACAATCTTGAGGACTCCTCAGAAATACTTCATTGAGCTGATCTGACTAGAAGGTATTCAACCATACTCACTCATACAGGTCCTCAGACAGTTCGATATGATCCAAGACGTGCCTCTTTGGACATGAACAGTGCTATACGAGGATGAGTACAATGGACAGATCCCAATTCCCAATATAAGAAGGCTACAAGAAGAGTGGAGCGACCTGGTCACAATGCCTATGGATCAAAACTCGTGGTGTACTCCTTAGTATTAGGTCTAGATTAACGAAGAAGAAGAACTGGCCCAGCCAAGAAGAGAGGGTATAGCCAGGTTAGAAGATGTGGCGGCTGCTTTATAGATTTACCATGAGATCCTGCCATATTATCTTGTGACCACTTTAATGCATCGTCAGTTAGTCCCGAGATCCATCGACCACATGTTTCCACCTACAGAGGACGACGACCGGGTAGTGGAATGCCTCCAGAAAAAGTCAAGCACAGAGCCGAAAGAAGATTCGTAGGAGGAGTCTGAATTCAACGATGATGAGGAGGAGTTTGAGGAAGACCCCGAGGATGATTTCCCCTCTTCCCCACTTTTGTACCCTTATCCCTAGTTTTCTCTTCTACTTTCCAAAAGGGCAAGTTGTCCAAGCCCATGCAGTTCTATGAAAAAGTGATGCAATCCTTGTTCACACTTGTATTAGTCAAAATTATCAATGAAAAGAAATTGCTtcggatctaaatgtgtcaagtATAAATGTTAGACAAATCTCTATGAAATACGCCTACCTCCGGCAATGAGAGGTCCCTCCGAATTCTAGGAAACGCGCTAGCTGTAATGCACAAATTATTTGCCCGTGTGACTTCCTGCTTGTATAAATGCAGAAACAGActcttgtttctttttattttctttcttcttattttcttcttattttcttcttattattattatccccaaaaagaaaagaaagttggtttATGTCGACCAAAACTGGCGGAACCACCATATAATCTAAGGTCAAAAGGAAAGATGTCAACCGCAGAAGACCTAACTAAACATCCTCTAGACATAGCCGACAGCCCGAGGCGATTTGGGGAAAAAGACAACACTAGGAATGATTAACACATGGCCAGGATGGCCCAGGAAATGGATTCTTTAAGGGAGGAGGTACAACATATCAGAGAAATGGCGCACCTGGCCGTGACAACACTTCCTCAGCCACCTCGATTCCCTTCTTTGGATTCACTACCTGACCACTTTCCTTCCACATCATGCCAAAACAACAACACCCCAACTTCAACTCCTACCACTCAAGTCATACCTCTAGTAACCCCCGCTAACCCACTAAATCTCTCTATTCACACTCCCTATGTACCAGAATACACTCAGACATCACAAAACCCACCTATTACTGCTAATACAACTACCCTCCTCATGACGGGGTCATTTTTACTACCAACCAACACATACCTGTGGCACATGCCGCCACCCATGAGCGGTACGTTCCCCATGTATATGCCATTTCTGAACCTACCTTTACAGCACCTATCACGATCAGGGTGCCTTATAAAATTGACCAATACGCTAAAATAGAGATAGGGGCTAGGCGTAAGGAAGAAGAGTCAGTATCTGAGCAGTTATAAATGTTGAGAATGCAATAAAGAGCCTCCAAGTTGCTCAGGGAAGTGAAAGTTTGGACTACGAGGATCTGTATATTCATCGAGATGTGGATATGCCAGCAGGATATAAACCCCCAAAGTTTGACATCTTCGATAGGACGGGGGACTCTCACACACATTTGAGGGCATATTATGAAAAGTTAGTCGAAGTGGAGAGGAACGAGAAGTTAAGGATGAAGTTATTTATGAGAGACGGGAGAAGCACTCACCTGGTATACTCGACAGGATCCACGAAATTGGAGAACTTGGCAAGATATGGCACAGGACTTTATGAATCGTTTTCAATTCAACACATAGATCACTCCAGATCGGCTCGCACTAGTGAACCTACAGAATAAACCATCTAAGTCATTCCAAGAATATGCCCGATGGTGGAGGTCGGAGGTCGCCAGGGCACAACCTCCACTGGACGACAGTGAACTAACCAAGTATTTTATCAGAGCCCAGGAGGGAATATAGTTTGAAACGATTATGGGAATGATGGGACAGAAATTTTCCGAGTTGGTCAAGACGGGAGATTTCTTTGAAGAGGGCATAAAATCTGGTAAAGTACAATCCATGGCAGCACTGCAAGCGGCTGGCAAGGCCATCCAGTCAGGGTCAATCGGTAGTGGAAAGAGAAAGAGGAGGTCTCAACAGTTGTCCCTTACTATCAACCCAACACACATCACGGAAGCACCTCTTATTCCCAAAATAACCATTCACCACCACCCACTTACACTCCAGTCTATAACACCCAGCCATATTACCACCCCCAAAAACATACAACCCTCCTCGATCCAGCAATAACCAAAACCCATAGTGACCACACACTTATGTCCAAACCACTACTCATCAAAATTGACCTTCTTATGCAACACGCCCTCGTCCCAACTTTGAAGAACGAGGTCCTGGAATTAATACCCTGATTGCTGAGCCTCTGGCCCAATTGTTTGAGAGATTGAGAAGAGCAAGGTTCATACAGCCCAGTCAAAGGAAGGGTCCCTGAACATCCCTCCAAGTATTTTGATGCCACTAAAAAATGTGTGTACCATTCTAATGTACCTGGGCATGATAATGAagattattttaaattgaaaaatgaaattaaaacccTGATCAAGAGCAGAGCCATTCAGTGCACACTGAAGCCGACCAATGTGAATCGTAATTCGCTACCAGATCATCGAAATTAGGGAGCTAACATGATTGCATTGGACGAAAAGTATGACCTAAAGGGAACAATTGTCATTATGTGAAATACAGAAGCTGCCAGGATCCCTCCTCAGAAGGATACGATTATTACAGTACAATTGAGGCCTACAGTGATGGTTCAGACTTATCCGCAGTAACCTGCCGGTGCTACAGGAGATGAAGAAAGCCAGGAATAGAAAATCGTCCCATAGACGTACTAGCAAAAAGGAAAGGCCAAAATGACAGACTCTGTCGCAGCCCATGGTATGACTAGGTCTGGGAGATGCTACGCTCCTAAAGACATCAATCGAGGAAACCCAAGAAGGGAACAAATGCAAAAAAGGAACATAACAGACCCAGAAGCTGCCGAGTTTCGGAAAAGAATGTCAAGAAAAGAGTATTTTGTAGAGGAGTAGCTGAAGAAAACTCCAGCACAGATATCAATCATGGATCTATTAACGTGTTCCGACAGTCATAAGGATGCCCTATTGAAAGTACTAAGTGGGGTAAGTGTACCAAGTAATACCACTAGTGAAGCTCTGGCCATGATAATTGGGAAAATGGTCGAAGCAAACATGATTACTTTCAGAAGAGACGAACTTCCTGTCAAAGGCGCAAGTCAAAACAAGGCTCTTCATATCACTGTCAAGTGCAGGAATAAAGTGGTGTCCCGGGTGCTGGTTGATGGTAGGTCAGGAGTTAATATTTATCCGCTCTCCACCCTGCGGGAGCTAGGAATTCATTTGAGGGAAGTCAAGGAAAGCACGTAAGGGTGAGAGCCTTTGATGGTTCGCATATGACAAGGGTTGTGCCATCCACTTTGCACCAATGCATGAAATTTGAGTGGGGATGTCAGGAGATCGTGGTTCACGGCGAGTGGGGTCACTCCACCTATTTGGAGTATGTTGTTCCATTCATTGAAAGGCTAGATAGAGTTTCCTTCCATGTAGTGGAAATCATGCAGACTACCGAGATgaaaaagagagagatggctatgAGAGAGATGATGAGATATGGATACAGGCCAGGAACGGGGTTGGGAGCCAAGTCAGATGGAATCACAGAGCCAATTGAACATAATGGCCAGAAAGGAAGGGCTAGCATAGGATATCAACCTCCGTAAGGGAAAGCTCACATCGTTAGCTTCGGGAAAAAGGTTTTTGTGCTAGAGCATGTTCCAAGTCCAGGACAGAGTTCAGTACCCGAAGATGATATCATCGATGGAATGGGAAAGCTATTCGTGAATATGATTGAAGAATATTATGAAGGGACTGACATCAAGACACCGACTATCAAGGATGTGGAACCAGGGGAAGAGCTACAGAATTGGACCGCTAGTCCATCTTTGGTTCACCGGGAGTCTTGGTTGTATGGAActgtaaaagttttctttttaaaagaacacGACAAATTGAGGTATGTACCGTGTCTGTAccattttgtcatttgcctctcgtGAACGCTTAAGACGTTAAGATTCATTTTCTCAAATATTGCAACTTTATTTACCGCTTTATTTGTACTTAGCTTTTTTTCAGTAACCAAATCGCTAAAAACCCGCGTTCTACGATTATGACATGTAACAAAACTGTTGAGCTCAATGACCTAGATTACGAtgagtatgacaagagcatgatgCCAGACAATATCCTGCAGGAGATCGAGCAGTTGGAGAGTCAGAAATGCCTAACCTTAAAGAAACAGAAGTGGTCAATCTTGTAAGTGAAGATGtaaaagaaaccaaaatcagcattcACCTAGAAGCCGAGCAGAAGGAAAAACTAATTGAGCTCCTCCGACAGTACATCGATGTgtttgcatggtcttatgatgacatgccgTGATTAAGCACTGATATTGTCTCGCATTGACTACCCACCGATCCTACTAGACCACCGATCAAAcagaaacctagaaaattgaaaCCCGATTTAAGTATGAGGATaaaggaagaagtgaccaaacagATAGAAGCAAATATGGTAAGGGTCACCAACTATCCAAGCTGGTTGGCAAACATCGTCCTAGTACACAAGAAAGACAGAAAGATTAGAATATGTGTGGACAACCGAGATCTCAACAGAGCTAGTCCAAAGGACGATTTCCCTCTGCTAAATATCCACATCCTCATCGACAATTGTGCAAAGCACGAACTACAGTTGTTTGTGGATTGTTTCGTTGGATACCATCAAAACATAATGCACAAGGAAGATAGAGAGAGGATGActttcaccacaccttggggAGTCTACTATTATAgagttatgtcgttcggtctgaaGAACCCCAGCGCCACCTATAGGAGGGCCATGACGACCCTCTTTGACGATATGATTCATAATGAGCAtgaagtgtatgtggatgatgtcatcataaagtctcGAAAGAGCTTGGAGAACTTGGACaacttgaggaaatttttcgaACGATTGCGAAGgtacagtttgaagttgaagctagcaaagtgcgcatttggagtccctgctggaaaacTTTTGGGTTTCACTGTAAGCAGGAATGGGATAGAACTGGACCtatcaaaaatcaaggccattcaGGAATTACCGCCACCAAAGAGTAAGAAAGATGTCATGAGTTTCCTGGGCAGATTGAATTACAGCAGTCATTTCATAGCCCAGTCCATAGTAATATGCGAACCCATTTTCAAACTGTTGAAGAAGTATGCTGCTACAAAATGGACAGAAGAGTTCCAGaaagccttcgaccaaatcaaggaGTATCTCTCAAACCCACCAGTGTTGGTTCCCCCTGAAATAGGGAAGCCATTATTGCTCTATTTGTCAGTCTTAGATAACgattttggttgtgtgttggggcaGCATGACGAAACTGGGACAAAGGAGCAGGCCATGTACTACTTAAATAAGAAGTTCACGCCATGCGAGGCCAAGTATACCCTGATAAAAttcacttgttgtgctctgacttggattGGTCAGAAGCTAAGGCATTACATGTCGGTATACACTACGTATCTAATATCTCGGCTTGACCATCTCAAGTAAATTTTCTAGAAGTTAATGCCTACTAGAAAGCAAGCTAAATGAATGATTTTCCTCagcgaatttgacattgtgtacataactCAGAAGGATATCAAAGGACAAGCTTTAGCCGATCACCTCACAGAAAATCCGGTGGATGGGGATTACGAACTGCTTACCATGTATTTCACCGATGAAGAAGTACTATTTGACGGAGAGGATATTGCAGAATCATACCCTGGGTGGAGAATATTTTTCGGTACAGCAACAAATTTTAAAGGAGTCGGAATTGGGGCGGTCCTAATTTCAGAATCTGGACAGCATTACCCAGCATCGGCAAAGATAagattcccttgcaccaataatatggatGAATACGAAGCGTGCATCCTTGGGATCAGAATGGCAGTCAACATGAACATCAAAGAACTTTTGGTCATAAGAGATTCTGATTTGTTGATACACCAAGTCCAAGGGAAATGGTCCACTAAGAATGTCAAGATACTTTAGTATATGCACTGTGTGAAGgagctatgcaagaagttcacaaagatTGATTTCTAGCACGTCCTCAGGTTTCAGAATGCATTCGCCGACGCCCTTgcaaccctatcatctatgattcaACATCCACACAAGAACTACATCGACCCTATCGAGGTAGAGATCAGGGATAAATATGCCTATTGCTTCCATGTAGATGAAGAACCAGATGGTAAACCATGGTATCACGACATCAAGAGATTCCTCACAACCAGAGAATGCCCAGAGAATGCTACTAATGGCCAAATGCAAGCACTCAGGAGACTAGCAAATAACGTTTTCCTCAACGGGGAAgtcctgtacaggaggaccccagacttaggtttgttgagatgtgtagatgCTGCTAAAGCAACCAAACTGTTGGAAGAAATACATGATGGAacgtgcggaccccacatgaacaggttcacattagccaagaagattttgagagttggatacttttggatgactatgaaaAGCGAAACCATTCGCTATGTgcagaagtgtcaccagtgccagatTCACGGAAATTTCATCTAGGTTCCACCAAATGAGTTAAACGTAATGGGTTCACCTTGGTTATTCGACGCCAGGGGCATGGGCATGATTGGACCTATAGAGCCTGCTGCATCAAACGGACATCGTTTCATCTTGGTAgctatcgactatttcaccaaatggtcGAGGCATCTAGTTACAAGGCCGTCACGAAGAAGGTAGTGGTAGATTTTGTCTAAAATAACATCGTCTGTAGATTTGGGATACCGAAGTCTATCATCACTGACAATGTCGCTAACCTCAACAGCGACCTCATGAGAGAAATCTGCGAGAAGTTCAGAATCGTCCACCACGATTACATGACCTAGAGAACACAAATGAATGGGTCAGTCGAGGCAactaacaagaatatcaagaggattttacgaaagatagtggacaatcacagATAATGGCGCGATAAACTTCTTTTCGCTTCACTAGGTTATCGGACTACCATGAGAACATCCACGGGTCCAACGCCgtacatgttggtatatggcactgaagcagtattACCCGCAGAGGTTGATATACCGTCTTTAAGAGTCATTCAAGAGGCAAAATTGGACAACGCAGAATGGATACGGGTCAGGCAGGAACAATTCATGCTCATTTATGAGAAAAGAATAgatgcagtatgtcatggtcgcCTATATCAGAACAGGATGGCTTG comes from the Nicotiana tabacum cultivar K326 chromosome 14, ASM71507v2, whole genome shotgun sequence genome and includes:
- the LOC142168935 gene encoding uncharacterized protein LOC142168935, with amino-acid sequence MIFLSEFDIVYITQKDIKGQALADHLTENPVDGDYELLTMYFTDEEVLFDGEDIAESYPGWRIFFGTATNFKGVGIGAVLISESGQHYPASAKIRFPCTNNMDEYEACILGIRMAVNMNIKELLVIRDSDLLIHQVQGKWFQNAFADALATLSSMIQHPHKNYIDPIEVEIRDKYAYCFHVDEEPDGKPWYHDIKRFLTTRECPENATNGQMQALRRLANNVFLNGEVLYRRTPDLGYRTTMRTSTGPTPYMLVYGTEAVLPAEVDIPSLRVIQEAKLDNAEWIRVRQEQFMLIYEKRIDAVCHGRLYQNRMACAFNKRVKPCQFTPGQLVLKKIFPHQEEEKRKVHTKLEKSLRGSPSTIGWISNLGRNG